TACCAGGGACGCCACTTCGCTGCCGACCTGACCCGGCCAGTGCGGTGGTCCCGCTCTTCCCTGCCGGGTCTGTTCAGGATCCGCCCCCCGAGCGGAAGCGTCCTACACGTCCTGGACGACCGGTTCGGCGACGAAGAGGGGGATCTCGCGGTCGGTCTTGCGCTGGTAGTCGGCGTAGTCCGGGAACGCCGCGACCGCCCGCTCCCACCAGGCCTGGCGCTCCTGGCCGGTCACCAGACGGGTCTTCATGTCCCACGTGCGCGTGCCGTCGCGCAGTTCGATCAGGGGCGCGGCGACCAGATTGTGGTACCAGACGGGGTGCTTGACCGCGCCGCCGTTCGACGCCACAAGTGCGTACGCGCCCTCGTGCTCGACCCGCATGAGCGGGGTCTTGCGGAGCTTGCCGCTCTTCGCGCCGACGCTGGTGACCAGGACGACGGGGAGGTCCCGCATCGTCGTGCCCCGGGTGCCGCCTGACGATTCGTACAGCTCGACCTGCTCGCGCACCCACGCCGTCGTGCTGGGCTCGTACTCGCCTTCGAGGGGCATCGGTCGTGTCCTTTCGGATGGCGTCCGGCGGCGCCGGGCTGCTTGTCACCGACGCTATCCGACACCTCG
This is a stretch of genomic DNA from Streptomyces sp. R44. It encodes these proteins:
- a CDS encoding nitroreductase family deazaflavin-dependent oxidoreductase, whose product is MPLEGEYEPSTTAWVREQVELYESSGGTRGTTMRDLPVVLVTSVGAKSGKLRKTPLMRVEHEGAYALVASNGGAVKHPVWYHNLVAAPLIELRDGTRTWDMKTRLVTGQERQAWWERAVAAFPDYADYQRKTDREIPLFVAEPVVQDV